A window of the Pseudomonas gozinkensis genome harbors these coding sequences:
- a CDS encoding purine-cytosine permease family protein — translation MSSSNAGQSVGQLETRGIEPVPEGECNGHPLQLFWVWFAANISILGLPLGATLVAFRGLAIWQAIIVAILGAAGSFAVVGIISIAGRRGRAPSLTLSRAIFGVRGNIGPTLVSLMSRLGWETVNTTTAAFVLLSLCSILFGSPVEAKSAPVLTLIFIAIFVLLTLSVSGLGHATLLVIQKWATYVFGALNILVGGFLCATIDWSAVFNATPAPMSAMIIGIGTMAAGTGIGWANAGADMSRYQHRSVKAVRLVASAAFGAGIPLVLLITLGGLLSVGNNDLASATDPIVAIRDMLPTWMAVPYLITAFGGLLLSNNLSVYSAGLTTLTLGLKVKRVYAVVVDIVAIFAGSIYFMLIADSFYGPFITFISLLAVPITAWVGIFVVDLIHRHYYSPKDLLDVSPSSAYWYSGGIEWRAFGAWAIAIVLGFSFTTIGTTAENVWFKGFLSDSWLGHNGLGWIVTFVVAGGIYFVLGGAKDRRAAQTENAHA, via the coding sequence ATGAGTTCATCGAACGCCGGGCAAAGCGTCGGGCAACTGGAAACCCGTGGCATCGAACCGGTGCCGGAAGGCGAGTGCAACGGCCATCCGCTGCAACTGTTCTGGGTCTGGTTCGCCGCCAACATTTCCATCCTCGGCCTGCCGCTGGGCGCCACGCTGGTGGCGTTTCGCGGCCTGGCGATCTGGCAAGCGATCATCGTCGCGATCCTCGGCGCTGCCGGTTCGTTCGCGGTGGTGGGGATCATCTCGATTGCCGGTCGCCGCGGTCGTGCGCCGAGCCTGACTCTGTCCCGGGCGATCTTCGGTGTGCGCGGCAATATCGGCCCGACGCTGGTCTCGCTGATGTCGCGCCTGGGCTGGGAAACAGTGAACACCACGACTGCGGCGTTTGTGCTGTTGTCGCTGTGCTCGATCCTGTTCGGCTCGCCGGTTGAAGCCAAAAGCGCACCGGTGCTGACCCTGATCTTCATCGCGATTTTCGTGCTGCTGACCCTGTCGGTATCTGGCCTTGGCCACGCCACCTTGCTGGTGATCCAGAAGTGGGCGACCTACGTATTCGGCGCGCTGAACATTCTGGTCGGCGGCTTCCTCTGCGCGACCATCGACTGGAGCGCGGTATTCAACGCCACGCCGGCGCCGATGAGCGCGATGATCATCGGCATCGGCACCATGGCGGCCGGCACCGGGATTGGCTGGGCCAACGCTGGCGCGGACATGTCGCGCTATCAGCATCGCAGCGTCAAAGCCGTGCGCCTGGTCGCTTCGGCAGCGTTCGGCGCGGGGATTCCATTGGTGCTGTTGATCACCCTCGGCGGCCTGCTGTCGGTGGGCAACAACGACCTCGCTTCGGCGACCGACCCGATCGTGGCGATCCGCGACATGCTGCCGACCTGGATGGCCGTGCCGTACCTGATCACCGCATTCGGTGGCCTGCTGCTGTCGAACAACCTGTCGGTGTACTCCGCCGGTCTGACCACGCTGACCCTCGGCCTGAAGGTCAAGCGTGTGTACGCGGTAGTGGTCGATATCGTTGCGATCTTCGCCGGTTCGATCTACTTCATGCTGATCGCCGACAGCTTCTACGGTCCGTTCATTACCTTCATTTCCCTGCTGGCGGTGCCGATCACTGCGTGGGTCGGGATCTTCGTGGTCGACCTGATTCACCGTCACTACTACAGCCCGAAAGACCTGCTCGACGTCAGCCCGAGCAGCGCCTACTGGTACAGCGGCGGCATCGAGTGGCGCGCTTTCGGCGCATGGGCGATTGCAATCGTGCTGGGCTTCAGTTTCACCACCATCGGCACCACGGCTGAAAATGTCTGGTTCAAGGGCTTCCTGTCCGACTCGTGGCTGGGCCACAACGGCCTCGGCTGGATCGTGACCTTTGTGGTCGCCGGCGGCATTTACTTCGTACTCGGCGGGGCGAAAGACCGCCGCGCCGCGCAAACCGAGAATGCTCATGCCTAA